In Kaistella faecalis, a genomic segment contains:
- a CDS encoding dicarboxylate/amino acid:cation symporter, producing the protein MKGQNKLFIAIIVALIVGVVMGGIVHTQYPESSEGFAQNIKLLGTVFIRLVQMIIAPLVFTTLVVGIAKMSDIKMIGRVGTKAMLWFITASLVSLMIGLVFVNWLEPGKVMQLPIPAAGDAGDVVANSQGLSLEQFVKHIIPKSLFEAFATNEVLQIVVFSIMFGVALANMGEEYTKPIVRALDICAHAILKMVGYIMWFAPLGVLGAIAAVVATNGFDIFKVYAIYLRDFFFALAILWLVLLIVGYLILGNRLFELLRRIKAPLLIAFSTTSSEAVFPKLVEELERFGCNNRIVSFILPLGYSFNLDGSMMYMTFAAIFIAQIYGIDMSLGQQITMLLVLMLTSKGIAGVPRASLVIIVATCTMFGIPPEGIALILPIDHFCDMGRSMTNVLGNALATSSVSKWEGQLNDHGGDL; encoded by the coding sequence ATGAAAGGTCAAAACAAACTGTTCATTGCCATTATCGTTGCATTAATAGTAGGAGTTGTAATGGGCGGTATCGTACACACCCAATACCCGGAAAGTTCCGAAGGATTTGCTCAAAACATTAAACTTTTAGGGACTGTTTTTATCCGGTTAGTACAGATGATTATAGCGCCGCTGGTATTTACCACGCTCGTGGTGGGTATTGCAAAAATGAGCGATATAAAAATGATTGGCCGTGTGGGAACAAAAGCAATGCTGTGGTTCATTACCGCTTCTCTGGTTTCATTAATGATTGGGCTTGTTTTCGTGAACTGGCTGGAGCCGGGCAAAGTAATGCAGCTTCCGATTCCTGCGGCGGGTGATGCCGGCGATGTAGTGGCAAATAGCCAGGGGCTTTCTTTAGAACAGTTTGTAAAACATATTATCCCGAAAAGTTTATTTGAAGCATTCGCAACAAACGAGGTTCTGCAAATCGTAGTATTCTCCATTATGTTTGGAGTTGCCTTGGCAAATATGGGGGAGGAATACACAAAACCGATCGTTCGTGCTCTCGATATTTGTGCACACGCAATTTTGAAGATGGTAGGTTATATCATGTGGTTTGCACCACTGGGTGTTTTAGGTGCCATCGCGGCGGTGGTAGCTACTAACGGTTTTGATATCTTTAAAGTTTATGCCATTTATCTCCGCGATTTCTTTTTTGCTCTTGCTATTTTGTGGTTAGTATTACTTATTGTGGGATATCTGATTTTAGGAAACCGTCTTTTTGAATTGTTACGCAGAATAAAAGCACCTTTGCTTATTGCTTTTTCTACAACAAGCTCCGAGGCAGTTTTTCCGAAATTGGTGGAAGAACTCGAAAGGTTCGGCTGTAATAACAGGATTGTATCCTTTATTCTTCCCTTGGGATACTCTTTCAATTTGGACGGAAGCATGATGTATATGACTTTTGCTGCAATTTTCATCGCCCAGATTTACGGAATTGATATGTCACTCGGGCAGCAGATCACCATGCTTTTAGTATTGATGCTGACTTCCAAAGGAATTGCGGGAGTGCCGCGCGCGAGTTTGGTAATTATCGTAGCAACGTGTACGATGTTTGGAATTCCGCCGGAAGGTATCGCCCTGATCTTACCGATTGATCATTTCTGTGACATGGGAAGAAGTATGACTAATGTTTTGGGTAATGCGCTGGCAACTTCTTCTGTTTCTAAATGGGAAGGGCAGCTCAACGATCATGGCGGAGATTTATAA
- a CDS encoding NifU family protein, translating into MKTEINHETTVTKVMFALDSIRPFLNKDGGDIELIDVKDQKVYVKLHGNCNGCPMSFSTMKLGVESTIKQHAPEILEVLNVE; encoded by the coding sequence ATGAAAACAGAAATCAATCACGAAACTACGGTTACCAAAGTGATGTTTGCATTAGACAGTATTCGTCCGTTTCTTAATAAAGACGGAGGCGATATTGAGCTTATCGATGTGAAAGACCAGAAAGTATACGTAAAACTTCATGGTAACTGCAACGGTTGCCCCATGAGTTTTTCAACCATGAAACTGGGGGTGGAAAGTACCATCAAACAACATGCTCCGGAAATTCTGGAAGTCTTGAATGTAGAATAA
- a CDS encoding BadF/BadG/BcrA/BcrD ATPase family protein, which translates to MIAIVDGGSTKCDWVILENSGKPNLKTTTLGFNPNIINPEFIMQEIDKNQQLFFLKNHIEKVFFYGSGCGTPDNKKKVADEFARTFPNAEITVKEDMTAAAYAAYNGTPAIICILGTGSNSCYFDGEKIRTDLPSLGFLIGDEGSGSALGKHLLRRYFMKKLPKDLEDDFIATYNLTIEEAIKRMYHNPRANAYLGEFNKFVADRKKHPYFQNMVFDEMKNFLDYQVLPYPEAGKVEINFIGYIAFIYEDILRAAAAELNLKIGKVVQKPIESLVDYHKKYILDLN; encoded by the coding sequence ATGATTGCCATTGTCGACGGCGGCTCCACGAAATGCGACTGGGTAATTCTCGAAAATTCCGGGAAACCCAATCTGAAAACCACCACGCTGGGATTCAACCCAAATATCATAAATCCTGAGTTTATCATGCAGGAAATTGATAAGAATCAGCAGCTTTTCTTTCTTAAAAATCATATTGAAAAAGTTTTTTTCTACGGATCCGGATGCGGAACTCCTGATAACAAAAAGAAAGTGGCCGATGAGTTCGCCAGAACTTTTCCCAATGCTGAAATTACAGTGAAAGAAGACATGACGGCGGCCGCATATGCAGCCTACAACGGTACTCCCGCGATTATCTGTATTTTAGGTACAGGTTCCAATTCATGTTATTTCGATGGCGAGAAGATACGTACAGATTTGCCCTCACTGGGCTTTCTCATTGGTGATGAAGGCAGCGGAAGCGCTTTGGGAAAACATCTTTTAAGACGTTATTTCATGAAGAAGCTGCCGAAGGATCTGGAAGATGATTTTATCGCAACTTATAATCTTACAATCGAAGAAGCAATTAAAAGAATGTACCATAATCCCCGAGCTAACGCCTATTTAGGAGAATTCAACAAGTTTGTGGCAGACCGAAAAAAGCATCCTTACTTTCAGAATATGGTTTTCGATGAGATGAAAAATTTCCTGGATTATCAGGTTCTGCCGTATCCGGAAGCAGGAAAGGTTGAAATTAATTTTATTGGCTATATCGCCTTTATTTATGAAGATATTTTAAGGGCGGCCGCTGCAGAACTCAATTTAAAAATCGGAAAAGTAGTGCAGAAACCCATTGAAAGTTTAGTAGATTATCACAAAAAGTATATTCTGGATTTAAACTGA
- the speB gene encoding agmatinase — protein MKTYAGIPEENAQLETSKVVLVTVPYDGTSTWGKGADKGPELFLDASENMELYDIETGTEPYLEGVYLAEEIAEKSSPEAMTEAVYQKTKELLNTDKLFTLFGGEHSVSIGSIRAVGEKFENLTVLQFDAHTDLRPDFHGSTSNHACAVYEASKKHNLVQVGIRSMDVEEMEHVNKEQCFWAHEIATNPNWIDDVLAKVSGNVYITIDLDAFDPSIAPSTGTPEPGGLQWYPTLELLKKVFEKCNVVAFDIVELMDSPMPKPTAFLAAKLYYKMLAYYHISK, from the coding sequence ATGAAAACATACGCAGGAATTCCGGAGGAAAATGCACAATTAGAAACCTCGAAAGTAGTGCTTGTAACCGTTCCTTACGACGGAACTTCAACCTGGGGAAAGGGCGCAGACAAAGGCCCGGAACTTTTTCTTGATGCCTCAGAAAATATGGAGCTTTACGACATCGAAACCGGAACAGAACCTTATTTGGAAGGGGTTTATCTTGCGGAAGAAATCGCCGAGAAATCTTCACCGGAAGCGATGACGGAAGCGGTTTATCAGAAGACCAAGGAACTTTTGAACACGGATAAGTTATTTACGCTTTTTGGTGGCGAACATTCAGTTTCAATAGGTTCCATCCGTGCGGTTGGTGAAAAATTTGAAAACTTAACCGTTTTGCAGTTTGACGCACATACCGATTTACGTCCGGATTTTCACGGTTCTACCTCAAACCATGCATGCGCAGTGTATGAAGCAAGTAAAAAACACAATTTAGTACAGGTCGGAATCCGTTCTATGGACGTGGAAGAAATGGAACATGTGAATAAAGAGCAGTGTTTCTGGGCGCACGAAATCGCGACAAACCCGAACTGGATTGATGATGTTCTGGCAAAAGTTTCCGGAAATGTGTACATCACCATCGATCTGGATGCTTTTGATCCTTCGATTGCACCTTCTACAGGAACTCCGGAACCGGGCGGACTTCAATGGTATCCAACACTGGAACTGCTGAAGAAAGTTTTCGAAAAATGTAACGTTGTTGCTTTTGACATTGTAGAATTAATGGATTCCCCGATGCCAAAACCCACCGCGTTCCTGGCGGCAAAGCTTTATTACAAAATGTTAGCATATTATCATATTTCCAAATAA
- a CDS encoding alpha-ketoglutarate-dependent dioxygenase AlkB family protein: MTLFGNLSDSSLNLLPRDGTVIYYGKIIDREDADRFYHKLLEKIEWKNDEAVIFGKKIFTKRKVAWYGDQGFEYTYSKTTKTALPWTEELLLLKKAIEEETGEKFNSCLLNLYHSGNEGMAYHSDAEKDLKKNGAIASVSLGAERKFSFKHKVSGEKVELILEHGSLLVMKDETQSYWLHRLPPTKKVTLPRINLTFRTIDERQ, encoded by the coding sequence ATGACCTTATTCGGAAATCTTAGTGATTCCTCTCTAAACCTGCTTCCACGGGACGGAACAGTAATTTATTATGGCAAAATTATTGATAGGGAAGATGCGGATCGCTTTTACCACAAACTTTTAGAAAAGATTGAATGGAAAAATGATGAGGCTGTTATATTCGGAAAGAAGATCTTCACAAAAAGAAAGGTCGCATGGTACGGAGACCAAGGGTTTGAATATACTTATTCGAAAACTACCAAAACTGCATTACCGTGGACTGAAGAACTTCTTTTATTGAAGAAAGCCATAGAAGAAGAAACTGGCGAGAAATTTAATTCATGTTTGCTGAACCTTTATCATTCGGGTAATGAAGGAATGGCATACCACAGCGATGCAGAAAAGGACCTGAAGAAAAACGGTGCGATTGCATCAGTAAGTTTGGGGGCAGAAAGAAAGTTTTCCTTCAAGCACAAGGTGAGTGGTGAAAAAGTTGAGCTCATTTTAGAACACGGAAGCCTTTTGGTGATGAAAGACGAGACCCAGTCTTATTGGCTTCACCGCCTTCCTCCGACTAAAAAAGTGACTCTGCCCAGAATTAATCTAACCTTCAGGACTATCGATGAACGCCAGTAA
- a CDS encoding Mrp/NBP35 family ATP-binding protein, translating to MLTKEKVQLFLKEIEVDDLVHNFQVMGNDVYIDMTAHSPAMHEKKKLEAAMKQAFASEFGEDVVLKLKIASPEPSEVQQNQIKGKQIPGIQNIIAVASGKGGVGKSTVAANLAVTLSKMGFKVGILDADIYGPSVPTMFDTVGAKPISVEIDGKNLMKPVENYGVKMLSIGYFSGANQAVVWRGPMASKALNQMIRDAAWGELDFLLIDLPPGTGDIHLSIIQEVPVTGAVIVSTPQHIALADVRKGIAMFQMESINIPVLGLIENMSYFTPEELPDNKYYIFGNQGAQFLAEDLGIPVLGEIPIIQSIREAGDVGRPAAMQEGAAITEIYRNVAQKMVESLVERNKNLPATEAVKITTMAGCSPKK from the coding sequence ATGTTGACGAAAGAAAAAGTTCAGTTATTTCTGAAAGAGATAGAAGTAGATGATTTAGTGCACAATTTCCAGGTGATGGGAAATGATGTATATATTGATATGACCGCGCATTCTCCTGCAATGCACGAAAAAAAGAAACTGGAAGCCGCTATGAAACAGGCATTCGCATCAGAATTTGGTGAAGATGTTGTGTTGAAGTTAAAAATCGCGTCTCCCGAACCTTCCGAAGTTCAGCAGAACCAAATCAAAGGAAAACAAATCCCGGGAATCCAGAATATTATTGCCGTTGCATCGGGAAAAGGTGGAGTAGGTAAGTCTACCGTAGCCGCTAACCTTGCTGTAACCCTTTCTAAAATGGGTTTCAAAGTAGGGATTTTAGATGCTGATATTTACGGACCATCTGTTCCTACGATGTTTGATACAGTCGGTGCCAAACCAATTTCAGTGGAAATCGACGGTAAGAACCTGATGAAACCTGTAGAAAATTATGGTGTGAAAATGCTTTCAATCGGTTATTTTTCAGGTGCGAATCAGGCAGTAGTTTGGCGGGGACCTATGGCGAGCAAAGCTTTGAACCAAATGATCCGCGATGCGGCTTGGGGAGAACTTGATTTTCTTTTAATCGATCTGCCGCCGGGAACCGGAGATATTCACCTATCAATCATTCAGGAAGTTCCTGTAACCGGAGCTGTAATCGTAAGTACGCCGCAGCATATTGCACTAGCAGACGTGAGAAAAGGAATCGCAATGTTCCAGATGGAAAGCATCAATATTCCTGTGTTAGGTTTAATCGAAAATATGTCTTACTTTACTCCTGAAGAATTGCCGGATAATAAGTATTATATCTTTGGAAATCAAGGGGCACAATTTCTTGCAGAAGACTTAGGGATTCCTGTGTTGGGCGAGATTCCAATCATCCAGAGCATAAGAGAAGCGGGCGACGTTGGCCGTCCCGCAGCAATGCAGGAAGGTGCAGCAATCACCGAAATTTACAGGAATGTAGCCCAGAAAATGGTGGAAAGTCTTGTGGAAAGAAATAAAAATTTACCCGCAACCGAAGCGGTGAAAATTACAACTATGGCGGGCTGTTCCCCGAAAAAATAA
- a CDS encoding SH3 domain-containing protein: MSALQDKYAGVISAAQSAGVSNLQVTEQDGILYVSGSAASTAAKDAVWNALGAIDSTYSASDINVDVQVSGLASGSSLTVATEDSNLNIRQEPSTDAAIVGKAGKGESVTLVEQTSDDWWKIRTADGEEGYAYARYLRA, encoded by the coding sequence ATGAGTGCATTACAGGATAAATACGCAGGAGTAATTTCAGCAGCTCAGTCGGCTGGTGTCTCTAATCTTCAGGTAACAGAACAGGACGGTATTCTTTATGTGTCAGGAAGCGCAGCGTCTACAGCAGCGAAAGATGCAGTATGGAACGCGCTTGGAGCAATCGATTCTACTTATTCAGCTTCAGATATCAATGTTGATGTTCAGGTTTCCGGATTAGCTTCCGGCTCATCTTTAACAGTTGCTACTGAAGATTCTAACCTTAATATCAGACAGGAACCTTCTACAGATGCGGCCATTGTTGGCAAAGCTGGAAAAGGCGAATCTGTAACTTTAGTAGAGCAGACCTCTGATGACTGGTGGAAAATAAGAACTGCCGATGGCGAAGAGGGATACGCTTATGCAAGATATTTAAGAGCTTAA
- a CDS encoding CocE/NonD family hydrolase — MKKCLQIILLFCFLAVAAQTKSDNTFVKENFTKKEVYIPMRDGVKLFTSIYIPKDLSKTKKYPFIMQRTCYSVAPYGENEYRSSLGPNKYLMNDKYIFVYQDVRGRYMSEGTFTNMTPQVERKTKKDVDESTDTYDTIEWLLKNIANNNGKVGQYGTSYPGFYTAAGILADHPALVASSPQAPISDFWNDDFLHNGKFMLGYFRTFPVFGVHKTKAENKAWYTDSSIKQTSEDGLKFYRDMGTLKDGYEKYYKDNFFMTEIMNHPNYDEYWQKRSLLPHLKNVNHAVMTVGGWYDAEDLFGPLNIYKTIEKTSPKAKNTIVMGPFSHGAWGRETGKHFHNDIYFGDSIATYYQKNLETKFFSHYLKGNTKTDAGLPEAVMYDTGKKEWKEFKTYPPKEAAKLNFYLADGTLKNSAANTVSEYYSDPNNPVLSSDNLKGFNGFTPRNYMSEDQRFAIGRPDVLTFTTDILTEDLTFAGEIMANLNIASTSTDADFAVKLIDVYPEDFKPLEKKDGVIYGNYHQMVRSEIMPARFRNSKEKPEALVANQKTAVNFRLQDVVHTFKKGHRIQIQISSTWFPLFSVNPQKFMDNPNFATKEDYTKAFIKIFSDSFIEADVLK, encoded by the coding sequence ATGAAAAAATGCTTACAGATTATTCTTCTGTTCTGTTTCCTGGCAGTTGCTGCCCAAACTAAATCTGACAATACTTTCGTTAAAGAAAATTTTACCAAAAAAGAGGTTTATATCCCCATGCGGGACGGAGTGAAATTATTCACTTCAATTTACATTCCGAAAGACCTTTCCAAAACAAAAAAATATCCGTTCATCATGCAACGCACCTGCTACAGCGTTGCGCCGTACGGCGAAAATGAATACCGGTCTTCTTTAGGTCCCAACAAATACCTGATGAACGATAAATATATTTTCGTCTATCAGGATGTACGTGGCAGATACATGAGCGAAGGAACTTTTACCAACATGACGCCACAGGTTGAGCGTAAAACTAAAAAAGACGTTGATGAAAGTACCGACACCTACGATACCATTGAATGGCTCCTGAAAAACATTGCTAACAACAACGGAAAAGTTGGTCAGTACGGAACTTCATATCCCGGATTCTATACTGCTGCCGGAATTTTGGCGGACCATCCTGCTTTGGTAGCGTCTTCGCCACAGGCACCGATCTCAGATTTCTGGAATGATGATTTCCTGCACAACGGTAAATTTATGCTCGGTTATTTCCGCACCTTTCCCGTATTTGGCGTTCACAAAACCAAAGCGGAAAACAAAGCGTGGTATACCGATTCTTCAATCAAACAAACTTCCGAAGACGGCCTGAAATTTTACCGTGACATGGGAACTCTAAAGGATGGCTATGAAAAATATTATAAAGACAATTTCTTTATGACCGAAATTATGAATCACCCGAATTACGATGAATATTGGCAGAAAAGAAGTCTTTTACCTCACCTGAAAAACGTTAACCATGCCGTAATGACTGTGGGTGGCTGGTACGACGCTGAAGATTTATTCGGACCATTAAACATTTACAAAACCATTGAAAAAACCAGTCCGAAAGCTAAAAACACTATCGTTATGGGACCGTTTTCTCACGGAGCCTGGGGAAGGGAAACCGGAAAGCATTTTCACAACGATATTTATTTCGGAGACAGCATCGCGACTTATTACCAGAAAAATCTGGAAACCAAATTTTTCAGTCATTATCTGAAAGGAAATACCAAAACTGATGCAGGATTGCCGGAAGCGGTTATGTATGACACCGGAAAAAAAGAGTGGAAAGAATTCAAAACTTATCCCCCAAAAGAAGCGGCAAAACTCAACTTTTACCTCGCGGACGGAACTTTAAAAAACAGCGCCGCCAATACGGTTTCGGAGTATTACAGCGATCCCAATAACCCGGTATTAAGTTCTGATAATTTAAAAGGGTTCAACGGATTTACACCGAGAAATTATATGAGTGAAGACCAGCGTTTCGCCATTGGAAGACCAGATGTTTTAACTTTCACGACAGATATATTAACCGAAGATCTGACTTTCGCAGGTGAAATTATGGCAAATCTGAATATCGCATCCACTTCGACTGATGCAGATTTCGCGGTGAAACTGATTGACGTTTATCCGGAAGATTTTAAACCACTGGAAAAGAAAGATGGCGTCATCTACGGAAATTACCACCAAATGGTGCGCAGTGAAATTATGCCGGCGAGATTCAGAAATTCAAAGGAAAAACCTGAAGCACTGGTCGCCAACCAGAAAACAGCCGTGAATTTCAGATTGCAGGATGTGGTACACACGTTCAAAAAAGGACACCGAATCCAAATTCAGATTTCAAGCACCTGGTTCCCGCTGTTTTCCGTGAATCCTCAAAAATTTATGGATAATCCGAACTTTGCAACAAAAGAAGATTATACCAAAGCTTTCATTAAAATCTTCAGTGACAGTTTTATTGAAGCCGATGTTTTAAAGTAA
- the brnQ gene encoding branched-chain amino acid transport system II carrier protein — protein sequence MKNKFGTAVTLGFALFAMFFGAGNLILPPFIGLKSGTEWFAAVSGFFTTGIVAPFLGVLTVVLFGTSFTDLGRKVNPLVVTVLAFLIMLCIGPLVAIPRTAAATFEIGIQPLFPDFNNILFSVLFFGVVIFLSVSKSRIVDIIGNFLTPFLILSLGILVVMGIINPPDVSHISELNSQQSFVFAFHEGYQTLDVLASVIFAGIIISAAIDKGYTNANDRFKITIAAGLISMIALLFIYGGLIYLGAHSGFPLSETVSRTELLLHISNAVLGNNGTVVISFAVALACLTTAIALTSAMGSFLEKLTFGKINYKMGVLLTCLVSGYFSVKSVEEIIDYAVVILGFIYPITFALILTVLFFGKLIFSRAPFIAAVTVAALVASLSVFQHFNLFPQSIAQINSWLPLSQHQLGWLLPSFLAFFIAAGFNSGRKKTSRQN from the coding sequence ATGAAAAATAAGTTCGGAACTGCAGTAACTTTAGGTTTTGCACTCTTTGCAATGTTTTTCGGTGCAGGAAATCTCATTCTGCCTCCATTTATCGGGCTGAAATCCGGAACTGAATGGTTCGCTGCGGTTAGTGGCTTTTTCACCACTGGAATTGTGGCGCCTTTTTTAGGCGTTCTTACTGTTGTTCTTTTTGGGACATCGTTTACGGATCTGGGCCGAAAAGTAAACCCGCTGGTCGTAACGGTGCTTGCATTCTTAATTATGCTGTGCATTGGTCCGCTGGTTGCAATCCCGAGAACCGCTGCCGCAACTTTTGAAATTGGTATTCAGCCACTTTTTCCTGATTTTAATAATATCCTTTTTTCTGTATTGTTTTTTGGAGTAGTTATATTTTTGTCCGTGTCGAAATCCCGGATCGTAGATATCATCGGGAATTTTCTTACGCCATTTCTCATTTTAAGTTTAGGGATACTGGTGGTAATGGGAATCATAAATCCGCCGGATGTTTCCCATATTTCGGAATTGAACAGCCAGCAATCATTTGTCTTTGCTTTTCATGAAGGATATCAAACCCTAGATGTGTTGGCATCGGTAATTTTTGCGGGTATAATTATTTCTGCCGCGATCGATAAAGGATATACCAATGCTAATGACCGTTTCAAAATTACCATTGCAGCGGGCTTAATCTCGATGATTGCATTGCTGTTTATCTATGGCGGTTTAATTTATCTCGGTGCGCACTCGGGCTTTCCTTTGTCTGAAACAGTATCCAGAACAGAACTTCTTCTGCATATTTCAAACGCGGTATTGGGTAATAACGGAACGGTGGTTATTTCTTTTGCTGTCGCATTGGCTTGTCTCACTACTGCAATTGCCCTTACCTCGGCAATGGGCAGTTTTCTTGAAAAACTCACTTTCGGAAAAATCAACTATAAAATGGGAGTGTTGCTTACCTGTTTGGTTTCCGGTTACTTCTCAGTAAAAAGTGTTGAAGAAATCATCGATTACGCAGTGGTAATTCTTGGTTTTATTTATCCAATTACGTTTGCGCTTATCCTTACGGTTTTGTTTTTCGGTAAACTTATATTCTCCCGGGCTCCATTTATCGCCGCGGTTACGGTTGCTGCCTTGGTGGCGTCGCTTTCGGTATTCCAGCATTTTAATCTTTTTCCGCAATCGATAGCTCAGATCAACAGCTGGCTTCCTTTATCCCAGCACCAGTTGGGTTGGCTGCTCCCGTCATTCCTCGCTTTTTTCATTGCCGCAGGCTTTAATTCTGGACGAAAAAAAACATCCCGGCAAAATTAA
- a CDS encoding BON domain-containing protein, whose translation MKKTLAMAALALAVSFGSIACKKKVTDADLQTQATTVVTSNPTASVEVKDGTAHLSGTFADQASKDAMIASLKAIPGIKDVMDMATIEAPVVVETVSAVDPAVQQKVSDAVKDFPSVKVEVINGELTLTGNVSPEQARKIKMSVDGLQAGKVNYNYTVK comes from the coding sequence ATGAAAAAAACACTCGCAATGGCGGCGTTAGCGCTCGCTGTATCCTTCGGATCTATCGCCTGTAAGAAAAAAGTTACAGATGCCGACCTACAAACCCAGGCTACAACAGTAGTAACCTCTAACCCGACAGCATCCGTTGAAGTGAAAGACGGTACTGCGCATTTAAGCGGAACTTTCGCCGATCAGGCTTCAAAAGATGCAATGATTGCTTCTTTAAAAGCAATTCCGGGAATTAAAGATGTAATGGATATGGCAACCATTGAAGCTCCAGTGGTTGTAGAAACAGTATCTGCTGTTGATCCTGCAGTTCAGCAAAAGGTATCCGACGCTGTTAAAGATTTCCCTTCGGTTAAGGTTGAAGTGATCAACGGCGAATTAACGCTTACAGGAAATGTTTCTCCGGAGCAGGCAAGAAAAATCAAAATGTCTGTGGATGGTCTACAGGCTGGAAAAGTTAACTATAATTACACCGTAAAATAA